DNA sequence from the Mesorhizobium sp. AR10 genome:
AAAGCATGGGCTCATCGCCACTCGCAGCCAAGGTGAGCGCGTCTTTGCCGAACGGCGTGAAGCTGGTGCTGGAATGCGGTGATGTAGACGCGTTGACGGCGATCATTGGAGCTCTGGGCCATGTTCAGACTGGGCGCTGATCTCAACGTCTACCTGCACCGCGAGCCGATCGATTTTAGGGCCGGCATCAACAGCCTTGCGGTCCTGGTTCAGGAGGTGATGGAGCTTGACCCATTTGCGCCTGCGGTCTTTGCATTTTGCAATCGCCGCCGCGACCGGATGAAACTCCTGTTCTTCGACCGGTCCGGCTTCGTGCTGGTTCTGAAGCGGCTGACCGAAGACAGGTTCCGATGGCCACGCCGGGAGACGGCGGTGGTTACGCTGACGACCGAGCAGCTCCATTGGATTCTCGACGGCATCGACATCGATGCAATGGTGCGCCATCCGGTGCGGCAATATCAGGTTGCGGGCTGATGACGGCTCCCGAATTGTGCGGTTGACGCGTCGGTGCGGTTCAGATTCAAAACTACGATGAATCGACCTGGCGAACCGACTGTTGAGGAGTTGATGGCGCGCATTGCTGTGCTGCAGGCGGAGAACCGTCAGCTCGCAGAACGCGTGGTAAAGCTCGAGGAAGAGTTGGCGCTGGCGCGCTCACATCGTTTTGCGCCCAAGAGCGAAAAGCACGTTGATCGCCTCTTCAATGAAGCCGAACAGGTTGCCGATGAAGACGACGCGGGCAGCGAAGATGGCAATGTCATCGACCTGCCGGACACCGGCTTTCCGTCCACCGAAAAGCCGGAGGGAAAGAAGGGTGCCGTCGCAGGAGTGGTTGGAATTGTGAGTTGGCGTAGTCTCCGGGGTGTCAAACCTCGAATCATCCGGCGTTAGAGCGCCGGACAGGAGACTACGCCATGACAAGGACTACCATGAATGCGGAAGCCGTTCATCCTGGGGATGAGGCGACGAGCTATCTTTTCGACAACTGGTTTGATCCGATTGAAGCTGGCCTGCGCGAGCGGGTGCGCGGCTTCATCGAGACGATGCTCGAGACCGAGCTGGACGCGGTGCTTGCCCGTCCCCGTTATGGCCGGCAGCCGGCGGCGCGCAGTGATGAGACCACCGGTGTCGCCGGCCACCGCCACGGCAGCCGGACGCGCACGCTGACGGGGACCTTCGGCACCACCGAGCTCACGGTTCCGCGGGCGCGCCTCGATGCCGGCGAGGACAAGACGGTGGAATGGAAGAGCAAGGCCTTGCGCGCCTATCAGCGGCGCACGATGGCCGCCGACGCGCTGATCGCGTCGAGCTACCTGGCGGGCACGAACACCAGGCGCGTGCGGCGTGCGCTCGCCGCGCTGTTCGGCGGCGCGATCGGCAAGGACGTCGTCAGCCGCACCTGGCGCAAGGTGAAGACGGACTGGGACGCCTGGAATGCCCGCTCTCTGGCCGACGAGCCGATCGTGCGCCTGATCCTCGACGGGACGGTGGTTCGTGTCAGGCTCGACCGCAAAGCGACCTCGATCTCGCTGCTCGTGGTCATCGGTGTGCGCGCGGACGGCCAGAAGATCCTGCTCGCGGTCAAGAATATGGGTGGCGAGACGACGGAGGCCTGGCGGGCCATTCTCGACGATCTCGTCGGGCGCGGCCTGCGCCGACCTGAGTTTCTCATGGTCGATGGCGCACCTGGCTTGGACAGGGCGATCGCCGCGCTGTGGGACGGGGTGCCGGTGCAGAGATGCACGGTTCACAAGCACAGGAATCTGCTTGCCCATGCTCCCGAGCGGCTGCATGAGGAGATCAGCGCCGATTACACCGACATGATCTACGCGGCCACGCCGGAGGAGATCGAGAGCCGCCGCAAGGCGTTCCTGCGCAAATGGCGGCTCAAGTGCCGGGCGGTGGCCGATAGCCTGGAGGAGGCCGGCGAGCGTCTCTTCGCCTTCACCCGGCTGCCGCCGAGCCAATGGAAAAGCGCCAGAACAACAAACGCGATTGAGCGTCTGCATGAGGAGTTCAAGCGGCGCATCAAGACCCAGACCGTTCTGCCTTCGGCCGAAACCGCGGCAATGTTGTTCTGGGCGTTGATGGCGTCCGGTCAAATCTCGATGCGAAAGATCGACGGCTGGCAGACGCTTCCTACGAAGCCACGCGATCAGCAGATTGACCTCGCCGCATGAGCCGATAATCTTAACCTACCGGAGGCTGCTCCGCCGAATTCCAACACGACCCGCTACGGCACCGAAAGAAGCGTGGCCGCAAGGCCCTCCCGGAACACCTGCCGCGCGAGCGCGTCGAGTATGACCTTCCCGAAGATCGGAAGGCCTGTCCTTGCTGTCGTCACCGGATGCACCACATGGGCGAGGCCATTACCGAGCAGCTTCATATCGAGGTGAAGGCGAAGGTCCTGCAGAATGTGCGCTTCAAGTATGCCTGCCGCCATTGCGACCGCACCGGCATCAATACGCCGGTCGTGATCGCGCCGATGCCCGCGCAGCCCTTGCCGGGCAGCATCGCCACGGCCTCGACACTGGCATTTGCTCTTGTTCACAAGTACGTCGACGGCACGCCGCTCTACCGCTTGAGCCAGGCATTCGAGCGAGCCGGCGTGCCCGTCAGCCGCGGCGCTCTGGGGCATTGGGTGATCGGATCGAGCGAGAAGCATCTCTCCCGCATCTATGACGCACTGAAGCTGCGGCTCAGGTCTCAAGCACTCATCCATGGCGACGAGACCACCGTCCAGGTCCTGAAGGAAAAGGACAGGGAGGCCACCAGCACATCATTTATGTGGGCATACCGGAGCGGCGAAGAGAGTAACGAGCCGATCGTGCTGCTCGATTATCAACCGGGTCGCGGCCAGATTTATCCGCAGGCCTTCCTCGGCGATTACCGCGGCATACTGATGAGCGATGGCTATACCGCATGGCGCACGCTGGCAGGGGCCACCCATGTGGGATGCATGGCCCATTCCAGACGTCGCTTCGTCGATGCCCTCAAGGCAAGAAAGAAGGGGGGCGGTCCGCCGGAGCAGGCGCTCAAGTTCTTCGAGCAGCTCTACCGGGTTGAAGGCCAAGCGCGGAACGAAAAGCCGGACAAGGGCGAAACACAAGCCGATTGCATTCGCCGCTTTCGCCAGCAACACAGCGTTCCCATCCTCAATGCTCTCAAGACATGGCTCGACGACATCGCGCCGAAGGTCTTGCCCGATAGCAAGATCGGCGACGCCGTGTCCTACACTCTGAACCAGTGGGAGTACCTGACGCGATACACAGAAGACGGCAGGATGCCGATCGACAACAACCTCCTCGAACGCGATATCAGAATCTTTGCCACCGGCAGAAAATCCTGGCTGTTCAGTGATACCGTGGATGGAGCCAGGGCCAGCGCCGTCATATACAGCCTGATGCTGACCTGCCCCGCCTGTGGCGTCGAGCCCTTGGCCTACTTGCGCTACGTCCTCAGCGAACTGCCGCAGCGCGCCACAGACGCCGACATCACCGACCTGCTGCCCTTCAACTTCGCCAAAACCGCCGCTGCATGATCCGATGCAGCTGTCTGACAGCGACCCCGTCAAACGGGCCGCGTCAACGCGCATGGAAATGAGCGCTTACGGTTGTGGAGCATGATGGCCCGACCGGCGGAGCCGACGACGGCGAGATCATCGTTGTTAACCGCGATTTAAAGGCGTTGAGCACCGACCGCTGATGTCGAAGAGATACGGTTTCCAATCAGGGTGATCTTCGCTGACGCAAAACGCCTTCGCCAGGCTCGATGGTCATTTCGTCCTCGCGCTACGTAGAGGATCCTCGGGGAGAGATTGGCAGTTTTGGGCGCCGGCGCGGTGGCGACGGATTGCCGAAACGGGCGGCGATGGCCTCCGGCGTCATGCCGATTTTCGGCCTGCCAGTCCTCAAAAGGTTCATCAGCTACGCCGGCAACGTCATCCAGGATACGTTCCCTACGGCAATTTCGACACCAACGTCGACCACCGCTACTTCGACGCCGGGACCGGCTTCTCGGCCGTGGTCTCGCTCGAGGAACGCTCTGGCACGGCTGGCATCGCTTTGGGTACCTTGCCATCTATTTTCTTTGCCGTAGGAAAGGTCGAACGGGACGAGCCGGCTTTTTTAGTCCACCTTCTCGATTTCAAGTGGGTGCTGAAATCCGCAAGATGAGCATCAAACCGGAGTAGGGACTCACGCGCGGCCTCCGCACCCTGCCCTGCGACCAGGGCGCCCAGCACTTCAGCGACCGCGAACGCCGGTGTCATCGTGTGGAAAAACGACGGACTCTTCGTCTGGACAAGAACGACATCGTCGGCCACTCGGGCCAGCGGGGCAACCTCGCTGTCGGTGATCGCGACGATCGGAATGCCATGCTGATGCGCATACTCGGCGATCTCGACCGTGACGCGCGTGTAGGGGAACACGCTAGTCGCGAAGAGCACGTCGTTGCGGGAGGCACGGGCCAATGCGTCCGAACCGGTGCCGCCGATCGCATCGAGCATAACCGACTTTTCCCTGATCATCGAAAGAATGTAGTGCAGATGCCAAGCAGTTGCGTGGCTCGACCTCAATCCGACGCAATAGACGCACTTGGCGGCTGCAAGGCGTCTTGCTGTCGATACTATCGCGTCAAGTTGAGACTCGGCCAAATGGACAATCTCGGCCGCTTGGGCCCGGAGAATTTCGCGCGCAAGGCCATGATCGCCTTTACGTTTTTGAGCGATCGCTTGTAAATCGGCCTTTCCGGCGAATCCGACGTCGCCGCTGCGAACGGCCTCAGCATAGATTTCGCGAAGCTCGTCGTAACCTGTGAGGCCAAGATGCTTGGCCAGTCGCGTCATGGTAGCCGGCTGGACCCCGGCCACACGAGCCTGGTCGCGCATTGACAATAGCGCGACGTCATGTGGTTGGTCGATAATATAGCGCGCCGCCAATTGGAACTGCTCCGACATTGTGTCGAAGCCGGTGATCAATCGCTCCGAAAGAGGTCCGTCAGCCATCCCCCTACCTAGCGCAGCGTTGTAGCCTGTGCAACATATGTTACATTTCTGGACCAGGCTGTTTTCTCACTGCCCTGAGCCCCTGTTACTTCTTCAAAGTTCAAAGTTCGAAGTTCTGCTGTCTGCTTCGCGGCAACCACCTCTTGACGCGATGAAACGCAGGCGACACGGATTCGGCAGGAGCTCACCCCCGTGGCACGCAGCTCCCCGCCCGTGTCTCGACCCCTCTCGCGATCCATTATGATCCATGCAGCTCACCCATGCAATGTTGAAACATATGTTGCAAATCAAATCGCCTCTGTTATCGTGCCCGCAATTACCACCCCGTCAGCGGGGTTATAGGAAGGACATGATGTTTGAAACGGTTGCCTACGAAATCCAGAACAGTATCGCCGAAATTCGTTTGAATCGTCCTCACCGCCTGAACGCAGTGGTGCAGCAATTGTACGACGATGTCCTGGCAGCTCTCGACCAGTCTGAAAGAGACAAAAACGTGCGCGTGATTGTCCTGACCGGAGAAGGGCGGGCGTTTTGTGTTGGCGCCGATTTGAAGGAACACAAGGCCGGTCGCACGGCCTTCGATAGGCGACAATATCTGATGAGCGAACAAAAGGTGTGTAGACGTCTGGTCTCACACCCGAAGCCGGTCATTGCCGCCGTGAACGGCTATGCGCTCGGCGCCGGTGCCGAGATGGCTCTCGCTTGCGATTTTATGGTCATGGCCGCATCGGCGCGAATCGGATTTCCCGAAATCGGCCTTGGCGCATTCCTCGGCGGCGGGGTCACACACATCCTTCCGCGACTTGTTGGCCTGGCAAAGGCACGTGAGCTGCTCTTCCTGGGCCGGCAGATCGATGGAGCGGAAGCGGTCCGGATCGGGCTGGCCTCAAACTGTATCCCCGACGAGGAGTTCGCTGAACGGGTCCGCACCCTGGCAAGCGAACTGTCAAAAAAGGCGCCATTCTCGATCCAGCTTGCGAAAGAGCAGTTGGCGTCCGCCGCTGACGGGACGTTCGAAGCTGCGCTTACCGCGGAGCTTGAGGGCATGATGTTTTGTTCGACAACCCTTGATTGGCAGGAAGGTGTCGACGCCTTCGCCGAGAAGCGTTCGCCGGTCTTCCGGGGGGAATGATGATGTCATCGAACGAACTGGTTGACATTCTATCCCCGAACTCCATCGCGATTATCGGCGCATCCAGGAATCCGGCCAAGCGGGGATATCGGTCGCTAAGGAAACTCCTGGATGACGGCTATGCGGGAGCAATCTATCCGATTAATCCGAAGGAAAGTGAAATCTGCGGCATTAGGTGTCTGCCCGATCTGGGCAGCCTGCCGGGGCCCGTCGACCTTGCGCTGGTCTGCACTCCCGCGGCGACGGTTGCTTCAGTCATCACCGAATGCGCCGCTAAAGGAGTGCGCGGTGCCGTGGTTCTGGCGGGTGGCTTTGGAGAGGCTGGCGACGGCGGCAAGCGGCTCCAGGATGCAGTGCTAGCCGCTGCACGCGCTGGCGGGGTGAGGATCATCGGGCCAAACACCTCGGGCATGTTCAATACTCATAAAGCCTGCAATCTCGTGGGCTTTTCGGACTTGCGGAAGGGTAGCATTGGCCTTTTGTCCCAATCCGGCAACATGGCTCTGTCACTCGTCACCGAAGCTCAAGCCAACGGGCATATAGGTTTGAGCACTTATGTGGGGGTAGGTAACGAGGCTGATATCGGCTTCGACGAATACCTCGACTACTTTGCGGCCGATCCCAACACCAACGTGGTGATCGCCTACGTTGAAGGACTGAAAGACGGCCGCCGCTTTTTGAACGCCTTGAGGCGAATCTCGCTTGAGAAACCAGTTGTCATTTACAAATCGGGAAGGACAAGTGCCGGACGGATTTCCGCGAAGTCTCATACCGGTGCTTTGGCTGGCGAATATGCGGTCAGCGAAGGCGTGTTGAGGCAAGCCGGCGCAATCCTTGCACATCGGTCCGACGAGATCCTGCCGATGGCGGAGGCGCTATCGTTGCTGCCCCCCCTGCGTTCGCGCCGCCTCGCCATCCTCGCGGATGGCGGAGGCCACGCCACAATTGCCGCCGATGCATTATCTGAACGTGGATTGGTGTTGGCTCCTTTGAGCGAAGAGACGAGGCGGCGACTTACGGCAGTGCTTCCTCCGGCCGCTTCGGTTGTCAATCCCGTCGACGTTGCTGGGGGTACGGATACAGATCCTTCGGTTTTCGCCGCGTGCGCCGAGATTCTGTTGCAGGATTCGATGGTGGATGGACTTTTGATTTCCGGTCTCTACGGCGGGTATGCGGTCCGTTTTTCACAAGACCTGCTCGCCGCAGAAATCGATACGACGAACCTGATCGCCGCAATGCTACGCCGGTTCGGCAAGCCCGTAGTCGTTCACAGCCTGTACAGTGCGCTTCAGGCAGATCAGCTGCCGTTGCCACTCATCGATATGCACCGCGCAGGCATCCCAGTGCACAGCTCCCTGGAAACTGCCGTGCGATGCATGCAGGCTTTAGCGGAGTGCGGTGAGGTGGGCCGCGCCTTTGCAGCGCTGCCGCCAAAGCGAGCGCAGCACGGGAGAACCTTTGAGCAGGTTCTTACGCGGTGCAGAGCTGAGGGCAGGCGGGTAGTTTTGGAGCACGAAGGACGAGCCAGCCTGCGCGACTTCGGCCTCGATTTCGCTCCG
Encoded proteins:
- a CDS encoding acetate--CoA ligase family protein: MSSNELVDILSPNSIAIIGASRNPAKRGYRSLRKLLDDGYAGAIYPINPKESEICGIRCLPDLGSLPGPVDLALVCTPAATVASVITECAAKGVRGAVVLAGGFGEAGDGGKRLQDAVLAAARAGGVRIIGPNTSGMFNTHKACNLVGFSDLRKGSIGLLSQSGNMALSLVTEAQANGHIGLSTYVGVGNEADIGFDEYLDYFAADPNTNVVIAYVEGLKDGRRFLNALRRISLEKPVVIYKSGRTSAGRISAKSHTGALAGEYAVSEGVLRQAGAILAHRSDEILPMAEALSLLPPLRSRRLAILADGGGHATIAADALSERGLVLAPLSEETRRRLTAVLPPAASVVNPVDVAGGTDTDPSVFAACAEILLQDSMVDGLLISGLYGGYAVRFSQDLLAAEIDTTNLIAAMLRRFGKPVVVHSLYSALQADQLPLPLIDMHRAGIPVHSSLETAVRCMQALAECGEVGRAFAALPPKRAQHGRTFEQVLTRCRAEGRRVVLEHEGRASLRDFGLDFAPAWLAVDEKEAEEAFLRLGTKPVAMKIVSRDILHKTEAGGVKLNVADVASVRSSFLDIVANAKATVTNPNVAGVLVTPMAEKGGVEVTVGIVRDAAYGPVMMFGLGGVLVEVLRDVVFRALPISRNDAFAMLDEIKAQAILDGVRGGAPVDRDALADFMVSISDLVEAFPEIDELDLNPIHAYPDGLAVLDVRILLTASSIVRRAEKQGIEA
- a CDS encoding IS256 family transposase, with the protein product MNAEAVHPGDEATSYLFDNWFDPIEAGLRERVRGFIETMLETELDAVLARPRYGRQPAARSDETTGVAGHRHGSRTRTLTGTFGTTELTVPRARLDAGEDKTVEWKSKALRAYQRRTMAADALIASSYLAGTNTRRVRRALAALFGGAIGKDVVSRTWRKVKTDWDAWNARSLADEPIVRLILDGTVVRVRLDRKATSISLLVVIGVRADGQKILLAVKNMGGETTEAWRAILDDLVGRGLRRPEFLMVDGAPGLDRAIAALWDGVPVQRCTVHKHRNLLAHAPERLHEEISADYTDMIYAATPEEIESRRKAFLRKWRLKCRAVADSLEEAGERLFAFTRLPPSQWKSARTTNAIERLHEEFKRRIKTQTVLPSAETAAMLFWALMASGQISMRKIDGWQTLPTKPRDQQIDLAA
- the tnpB gene encoding IS66 family insertion sequence element accessory protein TnpB (TnpB, as the term is used for proteins encoded by IS66 family insertion elements, is considered an accessory protein, since TnpC, encoded by a neighboring gene, is a DDE family transposase.), which produces MFRLGADLNVYLHREPIDFRAGINSLAVLVQEVMELDPFAPAVFAFCNRRRDRMKLLFFDRSGFVLVLKRLTEDRFRWPRRETAVVTLTTEQLHWILDGIDIDAMVRHPVRQYQVAG
- a CDS encoding enoyl-CoA hydratase/isomerase family protein, encoding MMFETVAYEIQNSIAEIRLNRPHRLNAVVQQLYDDVLAALDQSERDKNVRVIVLTGEGRAFCVGADLKEHKAGRTAFDRRQYLMSEQKVCRRLVSHPKPVIAAVNGYALGAGAEMALACDFMVMAASARIGFPEIGLGAFLGGGVTHILPRLVGLAKARELLFLGRQIDGAEAVRIGLASNCIPDEEFAERVRTLASELSKKAPFSIQLAKEQLASAADGTFEAALTAELEGMMFCSTTLDWQEGVDAFAEKRSPVFRGE
- a CDS encoding MurR/RpiR family transcriptional regulator encodes the protein MADGPLSERLITGFDTMSEQFQLAARYIIDQPHDVALLSMRDQARVAGVQPATMTRLAKHLGLTGYDELREIYAEAVRSGDVGFAGKADLQAIAQKRKGDHGLAREILRAQAAEIVHLAESQLDAIVSTARRLAAAKCVYCVGLRSSHATAWHLHYILSMIREKSVMLDAIGGTGSDALARASRNDVLFATSVFPYTRVTVEIAEYAHQHGIPIVAITDSEVAPLARVADDVVLVQTKSPSFFHTMTPAFAVAEVLGALVAGQGAEAARESLLRFDAHLADFSTHLKSRRWTKKAGSSRSTFPTAKKIDGKVPKAMPAVPERSSSETTAEKPVPASK